A stretch of the Chelonoidis abingdonii isolate Lonesome George chromosome 11, CheloAbing_2.0, whole genome shotgun sequence genome encodes the following:
- the PCSK1N gene encoding proSAAS, whose product MRTDTRLPTGGAGAQSSLPDRCLPRRTRPKPREETAPSRKWLFPNPEAEARAAALGEEGGWSPPGKAASVDCGERNWADGSGFSSAQKTTRLPFIRSAHARNALPAGPRGALPHDSAGGPRRFRRDLRGAPYEGEMGLANEIYYPRLGPLAQDELLARALERLGAPPAGRWQEDEPGGTPWLQEVPPGGRWRQDGAQAALALQRLLQESVPLASLLQLWDQARGASYPDYDETGAGAPPRTRAPAPPQLSRYRTDGAYENHQDEPGDEEPGEMDAEMLRYLVGRILAGGGETRPPRHPRRLRRGLEEEPPTLLRVKRLGGDGEGPEAGAPQLQRAKRTEEEEEEAAVGGRRGAYGGEPLLRYLPE is encoded by the exons ATGCGCACGGACACCCGCCTGCCCACCGGCGGCGCAGGCGCACAATCTTCCTTGCCCGACCGCTGCTTACCGCGCCGGACGCGACCCAAGCCGCGCGAAGAGACGGCGCCGAGCCGGAAGTGGTTGTTTCCGAATCCGGAAGCGGAAGCTAGGGCGGCGgcgctgggggaggagggggggtggaGTCCGCCGGGGAAGGCAGCCTCTGTGGACTGTGGGGAACGGAACTGGGCTGACGGTAGCGGGTTTTCCTCA GCGCAAAAAACCACACGCCTCCCCTTCATTCGATCAGCGCATGCGCGGAAT GCTCTTCCCGCCGGCCCCAGGGGGGCGCTGCCCCACGACTCGGCCGGGGGCCCTCGTCGATTCCGACGGGACCTGCGGGGGGCTCCCTACGAGGGGGAGATGGGGCTGGCCAACGAGATCTACTACCCCCGGCTGGGGCCGCTGGCCCAGGACGAGCTGCTGGCCCGGGCGCTGGAGAGGCTGGGGGCTCCCCCTGCGGGCCGGTGGCAGGAGGACGAGCCAGGGGGCACCCCGTGGCTCCAGGAGGTGCCCCCCGGTGGCCGCTGGAGGCAGGATGGGGCCCAGGCCGCCCTGGCTCTCCAGCGCCTCCTCCAGGAATCGGTCCCCCTGGCCTCTCTCTTGCAGCTGTGGGACCAGGCCAGGGGGGCCTCGTACCCCGATTACGATGAGACCGGAGCGGGCGCCCCCCCCAGGACCCgggccccggccccaccccagctgAGCCGTTACCGGACCGACGGGGCCTACGAGAACCACCAGGACGAGCCGGGTGATGAGGAGCCTGGGGAGATGGATGCGGAGATGCTGAG GTATCTGGTGGGCCGGATCCTCGCAGGGGGTGGCGAGACTcgacccccccgccaccccagacGCCTGCGCCGGGGGCTGGAGGAAGAACCCCCCACCCTGCTGCGCGTGAAGCGGCTGGGGGGCGACGGGGAGGGCCCCGAGGCGGGGGCACCCCAGCTGCAGCGGGCCAAGAGGacggaggaagaggaggaggaggcagctgttggggggcggaggggggcatATGGGGGGGAGCCCCTGCTGAGGTATCTGCCTGAGTAA
- the LOC116818885 gene encoding uncharacterized protein LOC116818885 has protein sequence MWCLGIDGVSGDAARAIDGGGWGNTRRQKRAVLTQDPPAPHTQETGTVTVQQRGEKQPPAPQPVLSPVPADGCGADALSKGVSGDPRRFSTSDRDVDCPIRRSLPGEEVQPNEETSLILLPLTTEKAGRDSPPQPSGGLVVTRCPERWRDQALLPVPPVAPARRGKQRLGSTASVCSHQSCKSTASHIQEVAGDDGCAHCALACLFCEFLALCSLVLDGLGCGALCLAGGCCAGGDPPGQGCGGGSCPCGGGCGLLQDCCNSADCLEICLECCSICFPS, from the exons ATGTGGTGCCTGGGGATCGATGGGGTGTCTGGGGATGCTGCGAGGGCGATTGACGGAGGTGGATGGGGTAACACAAGGAGGCAGAAGAGGGCGGTTCTGACCCAGGACCCCCCTGCTCCACACACCCAGGAGACAGGGACTGTAACGGTGCAGCAGAGGGGTGAAAAgcagcccccagctccccaaCCCGTGCTGAG CCCAGTCCCCGCTGACGGTTGTGGGGCGGATGCACTATCGAAGGGTGTCTCAGGAGACCCACGCAGATTCTCCACATCGGACA GGGATGTGGATTGTCCCATCCGGAGATCTCTGCCTGGGGAAGAGGTTCAGCCCAACGAGGAGACATCGCTAATTCTCCTGCCCCTGACCACTGAGAAAGCAGGGAGAG ACTCGCCACCTCAGCCCTCGGGGGGCCTTGTGGTGACCCGCTGCCCTGAGCGCTGGAGGGACCAGGCTTTGCTCCCTGTGCCCCCGGTGGCTCCGGCCCGGCGGGGAAAGCAGCGTCTGGGCTCCACCGCGTCTGTCTGCAGCCACCAGAGCTGTAAATCCACCGCCTCGCACATCCAGGAGGTAGCTGGGGATG ACGGCTGCGCTCACTGTGCCCTGGCCTGCCTGTTCTGCGAGTTCCTGGCGCTCTGCTCCCTGGTGCTGGACGGGCTGGGCTGCGGGGCGCTGTGCCTGGCGGGGGGGTGCTGTGCCGGGGGGGACCCCCCGGGTCAGGgctgtggaggaggcagctgccccTGCGGAGGGGGGTGCGGGCTCCTCCAGGACTGCTGCAACTCCGCCGACTGCCTGGAAATCTGCCTGGAGTGCTGCTCCATCTGCTTCCCCAGCTGA